A single genomic interval of Lewinellaceae bacterium harbors:
- a CDS encoding T9SS type A sorting domain-containing protein encodes MRYFLPHLFSLLFCCCILFFESNAQNAFNCTNTYYPGCNGVTAILEQVPYNLVYPGCQIYEEPCLFENCEIGLGRYLSRAVSMEGLVDFIIEATCWGIYNPPPRNSSVNCTPPYDLCETRYCPDEYARSIEMLIKIKAQFILRTTTAWYREKFFQPAPFTEFNVWGRSRQLVCDINAAYDCANLRRPIIQAGIFESISAFSEFDGLIRIPPDVIALADAYNLFTPEERLDYFTGDTPRDDLTFERDEIIRDTDDTGNIDIRKIEARLWFLYQAKAYIDFGYKALHMGQHHVYGHHDTGFDKLYHLLKAIRGYADDIGSFVILNGENLEHEIAKWKDTDPPVLLFDFEARAMRPREVSTPQVPGDINGCDSPVDAFMFERTPCENEPYKAFIDQCVIQGGPENHLSSGGIHPLGCMVEQQPYLIYFDFGPGTAYRDTTINGTPCKTPALDDIGQAAISYPPTPWTKLAWGFDDQRWFGNELGPECREWWFNHFYCEQRNYHNGHGFIQIPGLLNIGKPENSCQAALNAQNMTQEPASSGKFLLADDQNLLTSISETLTPKPATMKITSHCDIANADCHFRCAGMTAPLGYLYKAWKTWYKFELGGDPDCSSTYSWQILDPDGEWLPLAFGPERNFCPKKVGVYKVFLRQDNYAFGPDVDPGRNGVIQQEEEIYVETVVCNCSLEPYENCQEAEQGLTSEKCSIPEKKINRTNARNLEIYPNPAKNQITLSYSFMKGQHYSVDLLDMLGRKISVHPLEVQASGNTFPLSLSSNLARGVYLIVLRIDGMPVEKGKIMIE; translated from the coding sequence ATGAGGTACTTCCTGCCACACCTTTTCAGCCTATTATTTTGTTGCTGCATTTTGTTTTTCGAGTCAAACGCTCAAAACGCTTTCAATTGCACCAACACATACTATCCGGGCTGCAATGGCGTCACAGCCATCCTGGAGCAAGTCCCCTATAATCTTGTTTATCCAGGATGTCAGATTTATGAAGAACCCTGCCTTTTTGAAAACTGCGAAATCGGGCTGGGCCGCTACTTGTCAAGAGCTGTTTCTATGGAGGGGTTAGTTGATTTCATCATCGAAGCTACCTGCTGGGGAATTTATAATCCACCGCCGCGGAATTCATCGGTGAATTGTACCCCTCCCTATGATTTGTGTGAAACCAGGTATTGCCCTGATGAATATGCCCGGAGCATTGAAATGCTTATAAAAATAAAGGCACAGTTTATTCTGAGGACGACAACAGCGTGGTACAGGGAAAAATTTTTCCAACCCGCTCCCTTTACCGAATTTAATGTATGGGGAAGGTCAAGGCAACTTGTTTGCGATATCAATGCTGCTTATGATTGCGCCAACCTCCGCCGCCCGATCATACAAGCCGGAATTTTCGAATCCATTTCTGCGTTCAGCGAATTTGATGGATTGATTCGTATTCCCCCCGATGTGATTGCTTTAGCGGATGCCTATAACCTTTTCACCCCGGAAGAAAGGCTGGACTATTTTACTGGCGACACCCCAAGGGATGACCTAACATTCGAAAGGGACGAGATAATAAGGGATACCGACGATACCGGGAATATCGATATCAGAAAGATTGAGGCAAGGTTATGGTTCCTTTATCAAGCCAAAGCCTATATTGATTTTGGTTACAAGGCCCTTCACATGGGGCAACATCATGTATATGGCCATCATGACACCGGATTTGACAAGCTGTATCACCTCTTGAAAGCAATAAGAGGATATGCAGATGACATAGGCTCATTCGTAATCCTGAACGGTGAAAACCTCGAACATGAAATCGCTAAATGGAAGGATACTGATCCTCCGGTTTTATTGTTCGATTTTGAAGCCAGGGCCATGCGGCCAAGGGAGGTCAGCACTCCACAGGTGCCCGGGGATATTAATGGATGTGATTCGCCTGTTGATGCCTTCATGTTTGAGCGCACGCCATGTGAAAACGAACCCTACAAAGCCTTTATCGACCAATGCGTTATTCAGGGCGGGCCCGAAAATCATTTATCATCAGGAGGTATTCATCCGCTGGGTTGTATGGTGGAGCAACAACCGTATTTGATCTATTTCGACTTTGGCCCCGGGACTGCTTACCGGGATACAACAATCAATGGAACCCCCTGCAAAACGCCTGCCCTGGATGACATAGGCCAAGCTGCAATATCCTATCCTCCTACGCCATGGACAAAATTGGCCTGGGGGTTTGATGACCAGCGGTGGTTCGGAAATGAATTAGGCCCGGAGTGCCGGGAGTGGTGGTTTAACCATTTTTACTGCGAACAGCGAAATTACCACAACGGCCATGGGTTCATTCAGATTCCCGGCCTTCTCAATATCGGCAAACCTGAAAATTCTTGTCAGGCTGCTTTGAACGCACAAAATATGACCCAGGAACCCGCTTCCAGCGGCAAATTTCTACTGGCAGACGATCAAAACCTGCTCACAAGCATATCAGAAACCCTAACCCCCAAACCGGCAACAATGAAAATAACCTCTCACTGTGATATCGCAAATGCTGATTGTCATTTCAGATGTGCAGGAATGACTGCTCCATTAGGTTACCTGTATAAGGCATGGAAAACATGGTACAAATTCGAGCTTGGCGGCGATCCGGATTGCTCTTCCACTTATTCGTGGCAGATCCTTGATCCGGACGGAGAATGGCTCCCACTTGCATTTGGGCCGGAGCGGAACTTCTGCCCGAAGAAAGTTGGCGTTTACAAAGTGTTTTTGCGCCAGGATAATTATGCCTTCGGCCCGGATGTTGATCCTGGCCGCAACGGAGTTATTCAGCAAGAGGAAGAGATATATGTTGAAACCGTGGTTTGCAATTGTTCTCTGGAGCCCTACGAAAATTGTCAGGAGGCAGAACAAGGGTTAACCTCCGAAAAATGCTCTATTCCGGAAAAGAAGATTAATAGAACGAACGCCCGCAATTTAGAAATCTATCCTAATCCTGCGAAGAACCAAATAACTCTATCTTACAGCTTTATGAAAGGGCAACATTACTCTGTCGACCTGTTGGATATGCTGGGCAGAAAAATTTCCGTTCATCCATTAGAAGTGCAAGCATCCGGGAACACTTTCCCTTTATCTCTTTCTTCCAATCTTGCAAGAGGGGTTTACCTGATAGTTTTAAGGATTGACGGGATGCCTGTTGAAAAGGGGAAAATAATGATCGAATAA
- a CDS encoding M20/M25/M40 family metallo-hydrolase has translation MALKKLLLPFCLAFAFLLRAQSSLNADSLLAHVKELSSDQYEGRRTQEPGNLLAGEYIRQRFEAFGLERFDSSYVQPFSFYSRWQKQRCDGRNLIGYVKGTEYPDLYIVLSAHYDHLGERDGKIYNGADDNAGGVGALLEMARCFSRRPPKHSILFAAFDAEEMGLRGADHFLEEPPMPLSHILLNINMDMISRNEQRELYVVGTGYNPFLRAPLEKLGKACPIAISFGHEQPEPSRPDDWTMASDHGKFHQKNIPFLYFGVEDHEDYHQPTDDYERIMPDFYTRAAEFILESLLYLDEHWERLARR, from the coding sequence ATGGCGTTAAAAAAACTCCTCCTCCCTTTTTGCTTAGCCTTCGCGTTCCTGCTTCGGGCACAATCCTCCCTGAATGCCGACAGCCTGCTGGCCCACGTAAAAGAACTCTCCTCCGACCAATACGAAGGCCGCCGCACCCAGGAGCCGGGCAACCTGCTGGCCGGCGAGTACATCCGCCAGCGCTTCGAAGCCTTCGGGCTGGAACGGTTCGACTCCAGCTATGTGCAGCCCTTCAGTTTTTACAGCCGTTGGCAGAAGCAACGCTGCGACGGCCGCAACCTCATCGGCTACGTCAAAGGAACGGAATATCCCGATTTGTACATCGTGCTGAGCGCCCACTACGACCACCTCGGGGAACGGGACGGAAAAATCTATAACGGCGCGGACGACAACGCCGGCGGCGTCGGCGCCCTGCTGGAAATGGCGCGCTGCTTCAGCCGGCGCCCGCCCAAGCATTCTATCCTCTTCGCCGCCTTTGACGCCGAGGAAATGGGCCTGCGCGGCGCAGACCATTTTCTGGAAGAACCGCCGATGCCCCTGTCACACATCCTGCTCAACATCAATATGGATATGATCAGCCGGAATGAACAGCGGGAACTGTATGTTGTGGGAACCGGCTACAACCCCTTTCTCAGGGCCCCGCTCGAAAAGCTGGGCAAGGCTTGCCCAATTGCCATCTCCTTCGGCCACGAGCAGCCGGAACCTTCCCGGCCCGACGACTGGACCATGGCCTCCGACCACGGCAAATTCCATCAAAAAAACATCCCTTTCCTTTACTTCGGAGTGGAAGACCACGAGGACTACCATCAGCCTACCGATGATTACGAACGCATTATGCCGGATTTTTATACCCGGGCGGCAGAATTTATCCTGGAGAGCCTGCTTTATCTGGATGAGCACTGGGAGAGGTTGGCGAGGAGGTGA